The genome window TTATATGTAACAACCTCCTGGTTTCATCCACTCTTCTTTTCCTGACCATGTTCGCAAACTACATCGATCAATTTATGGCTTGCGTCAAGTACCACGCGTGTGGTTTCAGAGTTTTAGTCAAGCCTTAACTTCCCTTGGCTTTAAATCTAGCAAGGCTGATAATTCTCTTTTTACCAATCATTCATCTGCTGGTACCATATTGCTTCTTGTCTACGTTGacgatattattattataggttCTTCAGATTCTCTTATTAATCACTTCGCCAATCAACTCTCTCAACGCTTCCATATGAAAGACCTTAGTGAACTTTATTACTTCCTTGGTCTTGAGGTCCATCGCACCTCCATTCAACTTCAGCTTACGCAAACTAAGTATCTATTGTCCATACTTAAGTCTGCCAGTATGCTTGACTATAAACCGCAACCTACTCCTGTTATCTCTAGCCGCAAACTCTATATGTCTGATGGCCTTTTGTTACCTGATCCTCATGAATATCTTCGTCTAGTGGGAGCTTTTCAATACCTAACATTTACACGGCCGGATATATCTTATTCTGTTTAACAAGTCTGCCACTTTATGCACTCTCCATGTGATGCTCATCTCCAAGCTGTTAAACGCATTTTACGTTACCTTAAAGGTACACTTGGTTTTGGTATCTGTTTCTATGCCAATGTGTCTCCCAATTTATCTTGCTTTGTTGATGCCGATTGGGCAAGATGCCCTGATACTCGCCACTCCACCATGGgccattatatttttcttggctCTAATCTAATCTCCTGGAGTGCCAAGAAATAGTTAATTGTTGCACTCTCTAACATAAAGTCTGAGTATAAAGCCTTTACTCATGCTTCTGCAGATCTCTTATGGATTTCTTATATCCTTCGAGACATTGGTTTTCACACTCCCCTGCCTTGCACACTATACTCTAACAACATGGGTGCCACTCAATTGGCACACAATCCTATCTTTCATGCTTGAACCAAACACATTGAGTTGTCTTACCATTTTATTCGTGAGCTTGTCTCGACTGGCTTCCTTCAGGTCTCCTTTATCCGCTCCAACAATCAACTTGCTGATCTTTTTACCAAAGGATTACCTTCGTcaacattttgtttctttagtGACAAGTTGTTGTGGCATCCTCCCCATCACCTTGAGGGGGCATGATAGGATTCAAGATATTGACAGAGATATTGACAAATTGTATAGTTATAATTTAGGCAATTGACTATATCTCTTAGCTAATGTCTAGGCTATAAATTAGGCAAATAATATGCTATTGTATAACTGATTGCAAATTTGCATGGCCTTGTATAATGACTATAAATACAACAGAATCCCAACCTTAAAGGGTTGAGCCATTCTTCCATAATATTCTCTCTATTCTTTCAAGGTGATTAATCtcaatggattttattttctcatgtaAAACAAGATAGGAGCTTTAGGAGGTATATTGAGTTTTATCTATTGGTTCTGGTGAATTTGCTTTATTTCTTAATGTATTAGTTCTGgtgattttggtttatttttaaaaaggagGTATATTGAGTTATTTGTTACTGACTTGCTGTATTGGTTCTAGTATTTGATCTTGATGGATTTTATTTCCTTAGATGCTTCATATGTGTGAGACTTGTCCCTTTTTATCTATAATcttgtgtataaataaatttgatcaatGCAAATTTAATTGATTCTCGAATTGTTATGTTTATATCAATGCAAATTTATCAGGCTAAGTTCAGGTTAGGCTTAACTGGGCATGGATGTGCAATGACTATCAATTGGAAAACTGAAACCCTATTGGGTTAGGTTTTGTTTATACTCGATCGGGTTCGggtctagtttttttaattgagtttaagTATGGGTATTGTGAAACCCGATCCATGAGTATTCATTTTCATCCCTACCATTTGGTGTTGTTTAGTACTCTGTCACTATTGTACttggatttctaattttttccatGCAAAGTTACAAAAAGTTatgaaattttgtttcaataagAGTAGAATTCTTCACTTCCAGTCATTTAACGTTTCTCAATTGAAATGCATTGCTATGATAgctaaattatattaatagcATATAACTAGATTGGTGGCCACTAAGACACTATAGGCTGGACCAAATTTTTTCTcacctgaaaaaaaaagtttaagagacgattatgtttttaaaaaagtaaggaGATTCGATAACCAGGTTAAATcatgattaatttgataatataataaaaaaaataagacaacaataaaaaaaaattaaaatattgccTTGGGCAAAACTGTGTTACCACGCGAAACTCATGACCTGAtacatgagatcgggataactctATGAAAGTATGGTaccaaaaaacaattgtaaaaaaggaaaaaaaataaataatgttgaaCAATtgtattggaaaagaaaataagacaaaagAAGACGTCAACATCAATTAACTTTTCATACTCGTAACCTAGGTcatcaaacatgaaaaacactatatatgaaaaaaatgtgaAGCTCGATCCCTAGTAAATGAAACGTTGAAGGattaaatggaaaaagaaattacacaaaaaaatctaaaataaaaaatagcaattaaaagcaTGAGAgtttaaatcaaaaataaaagataaaattttcaatttgagagttaaattgaaaataataaaaacattaacaaaaaaaataaaaatcaaaagaatgaggatcaaaacaaaaataaaaaatatatactacaAACTTgaattgaatggtgaaattataaacaataaaacgTTTATAAAATGATCAAGGAAAAGAAtcagaaatccaaaaaattaaggatcaagctaaaaacatcaatacatgataaaaaaaaaaaattaaacatgtagaatttttcaaattgtttttttacataaaaaaactcataaatatAACTCGAAAAACTTATCcatgcatctaattaaataaatcaagaatcattgtgtatagaaatgaaaaaaaaagttattaacgttaaataaaaataaaattggaaaaattaagaaacaaatttaGATCAAGATGTTTAATATTACAACACGGGTTATTTACCtgattatgtttaataaatttgtttattaaaatcaatttgttatAGAAAAtgacacacacataaaatttattaaataaaataaaaggaaaaagattgtgcaaggctgcacatattaaaaatattataaaagataaatatttttatttaaaaaaaataaatttaatatataaaaaaaatataaaaacagtaCAACTAAATCATACTaacctcttcaaaaattaaacatatccaatataataaaaaaataattgatatttcaaaaatactaaataagcaaaaaaaatcacagtGAGTAAATTACAGActtcaaaattgttttaaaaaaagatataaaaaaggtttaaatttaaaaaaaaaaaattgaggctAGGCGttgttggggttttttttttgtaagttcaTGTCATTCGCCctaatttacttaaaaaaaaaaatagacgatcCGTCATCTAGAATCCCTAGATTCCAGCCACTGTGGTGGCCAGAAAAACAAGGTTGCTGTTTTTGTActtctaaaaacttattttcaatcaatttttaacCTAAAACACCTAAACAAACACCATAGAAACCTTATTAAACCAATCAATGACctcaaaaaacatgaaaaaccgtatcaaaacccaaaatcaacccgaaaccAAAAATCTTTTGGAGTTCAGATATTTTTAGgcatttttaaggtaaaaaaaataaacatctaaTTTGAACTCTCATTATCATATAGAACCATTTAACACAAAAATCTATCGTTTGATGGCTTGAATAATCACAACAacaactttctttttctatgttgGAATTCGGCCATTTGAAAAGgacttaaaaataagaaaatacagTTTGGtactgaaattaatttttctaaaattaaagggACTGGTCACCAATATCTAAAAAAGACGGggaactaaaatgaacttttcaaataaattttaaagttgtcATCTCTGTTACTTGCTTTTTCTACTTCCATCCCctgtctttcaattcaaccctctctcctaaaaaataatgaaattgggtgttaatttatgttcaaAATAGCTCAATTgtgtaaaataaaagtttgaggattaaattgaaaatttgaaaaaaaattactgctcCAAGCCATAATGATTTGTGAGACTGTGAACAATAATTGTGCTACAGTAAAAGGAGGAGCCCttctagtttcttttaatttcactaATTTTTAAGCTCATATCGATTGAAATTTTGGCTTAAAGAGCATGTTGGTTTTTGTTTCACCTTTTCCTATAAGAAGATATAAAGGCattgcaatttattttctattgatgatgataattgTAGACTCTTATGAAACTTTGTTTTAGTAGGAGTAGAAGTTTTTAGTTCCGGTCATTCAatgtttcttaattgaaatacATTGTTATGATAGCTAAATTAtgttaatagaaataatttcactaattttttaaattcatattgATTGGATTTTTGGCTTAAGGAGTTAGTTTTTGTTTCACCGTTTACTATAAGAAAATATACAggatttgaaatttgttttatattggtGATGATAATTGTAAATGTAGTTCTATGTTCTATCATTATTATATGATTCTAATTATATGGTCGATGAACTCAAATTTGTGTTATTTCCTATAAGTACTTGGATTTCAATTCAATGTTCATGTTATAACACCATTCAATTATGTTAATCTATAAAACAATAAAGTGTTAATAGGGTTTGAAGGGCCTCTAGCTGTAACAACCCATGTGACAAGATATAATAAATTCCATGGAGTTTATGAGAATCTAATTGAGACAATAGTTAGTAATCTAAAAGAGTACATGAAGAAGAAAGGCATGCCAAAAGATGTGATTTTGGGGAGTTGTAGTGTTTTTGAGGTTATAGGAGGCAACATATTTGCTCCATTTTACCAGACATTTCAATCTGCCATAAACTCAAAGGATTATGAATCTTCAAGGCTCACAACACCTCAATTATTGATGGATATTTTAATGTCTACAATGAGACTTTCCTTTTAGGCTTTTCCAATCTTTATCTTAGTTTCATTGCTCTATTCAAAGAAATCATACATATATGTTTATTACCATCTTAGGAATGTTTGATTTTCCTGCCTTTTTCATGCTTTGACCTATAACGAAGTGCGAACACATAAATAGTATCTAACAAAGTTGGAAAAACTTTAAAAGTATACGGGTTTTTCTATAACTATTTAGTgggttgaaattatttttatttggtttggacTGATGATGCACGTTCTCCTGCAAAACAATTCTCCTATATAGAACATAGGACCCTCTAATACCTAAATTAGCAAAGCGTAGGAGGAAAATAATATGtagaagaataagaataaaaatgtaaGAGAACTTATGTTATGGTTTAATTATATGGATTTGTTGTGTTGTCTTTTATAATTGGTGGTTTTTTGATACATATACACCTCAGGCCACATGTGCTATAGAATAGAAAATCTATTCGTAGGAGTAACCATGGAGAATATTTATTCATCATGAGCTCTCGTGTAATTAGCTTGCTAGGACAAGTTGTTCATGTAGGTGCTCATCTTGTCAACTTGTGATGCATAGCTTTTAGGTAAGCACTATATTGACAACTTAAAGAATTCATGTGGGCACCGTATTGATAACTCGTAATATGAGAATTCAAGTGTGCGCCAACACTAataacttgtaaaataaaaaattcaggaCGATGGTAGTATACTATGCCTTGAACCTCGTGTCATGTCTAAATGAGATTTGTCGACACAAAGAGAGTTAGTTATGCTTACTAGTTTAGGTTGGCCACcttttccctctctttctctttttatttttctcccttACTTTCTTGGTGAATTCGGTTGAGCCAAGGTTGggccatttttttctctttcttttcttttcctttcctttttctcctcTCCCTTATTAGTATCGGTTGGGCCGAATTAGGATTGAATAGAAaagttataaaagaattaataactgaaattgaagaaaataaaaggtgtaTCTGGCAAGTGTAAGACAAGTGCCAACACATGCTCTTCCCCACTGTATTCAGATTCTGCGTGAGACATGCTTTGTCATTTAATTGgtgttttttactttgttttggtAAGGGTAACATTCATGTGTCATTGAAAAATCTCCAATGTAgatgccccccccccccatcttttttccctccttttccttctcttcttgtttttcatgccttctttccttcttctttttcttttcttttatgcccaATTGGGCTTGTTATCGAACCAGGTTAAGCtatctttttactttttctccatttcccttcttctcttctcctttaaCCTATGCTTGATTGCCCtctaattttttctcttctccttttcttttcttacttgGGCCTTGTCAagcctctcttttctctctcttatcttcttcttttctagcCTTGATTAggcttctctcttctctctcctaTTTCCTTCTTGTTGGGCTCGGTTGGgcctaatttatttttggcCCAATCAATATCTTACTTGTTACTATTATCACAACTCAGACACCAAATTGTTTTACTATCAGACAAATAAGAAACAGGACAAATATGTTTGTCGATACACCAAGGTAAAAAACCTATCCGCATGTGAATATGAGTACAAGGTCATGGAATCTATGGGAGATGGTGCTTTATAATCTTTCTGTGACAACGAATCTATGAATGCAGGAAAATCTGGCTGCACTCCCAAAATTTGGAAGGCTGGGGAATCAGTCCCAGCGTTGATATCTGAAAAGTAGCCAATACACGGCCGTTCATTTCTGCTGATATACATGACAAGGTGCGTTGCTGGACCTGGGCCACAAACACAGAGAGAGTATAACATGGAGGCATTTTGGGGAGGGCTGTTCGTATTTCCACAGAAGAATTGTCAAGTTCCGAGCAAATTTGTTTGCTAGCTAGTGAAATGGGCAGATACCCCACGatttatttaacttattttcgaAGGAGTGGCGCTAGGCTTACCCTTTAGTTATCAGTAACcttgcaaaaacaataaaaaaataaaaaaaaatgacaaaagagTTTCGGGAGGTGTCTTTTCGTTGTTTTCTACACACAAACGACAGAGTAGGCATTGAGCATTTGCGttggattttctatttttattccatCTCCTTGTATTTGTCCGGTATTTGTTTATGGCCTTTGGACATGACTCTTGAATCTTTCTGGCTACACATCACTCAAACCTACACCTTCTCCTGTTCTTGAAATCAACTATCAATGGAGGAAAACGCAGAAAATCGACAATAGAGCCAAGTAACGAATCACGCAGTCAGTTTTATTAGCACATATTGGATTTGATTCAAAGCGTTGGCGTATAGTAACGATCTATATAACAGTTGTGAAATACAGTAGAATTTTACAATAATTCGTAACTGGATTGTAATAAtctcactagtttttttttgttttttttaataataacttCACTTCCTGTAAGCATATCTCTAACTAACCACTATACTTTTGACTATAAGCTTGCTTGTGAAAGCAACTACCCACCCCTTCCACGAAGGAACAATCATCCAatgaaagcaagaaaatgaCCCTCCACCATTTCTCTTTGTATATAGCTATAGTTGAAGCCCTCACTACTCATTTTATTATACCAAAAAGGatacattaatttaaaaccaaaaattaaaaaaaaaaatgtccctAAAGACCTTGTGATTACAATGGATGTTATTGTGTTATACATACATAaacgaataataataataataataataataataatatatgtattatgAGTCAATAAACAAAAGATTGGGGCCCGTTTCTTCACTTTGATCAGACAAGGTCATGACCACCACCTATGAAGCTGTTTTCTGACGAGGAAGTGCAAATGGTGATCATACCGTTACAGTCAGACACACTATCTTGCAAGCTCAACAAGAGATGTGAAGTGCTAAAACTCATCGTAGGTTTTGCTCTTGGGACAAGAGGGACCTCAGCTTCCCCCACGAGCATCTGGACCACACCCCTCATAGTGGGTCTAGCCATTGGGTCAGGGTGCGAACAAGCTAACCCAACCAGCAAAACCCTCCTCATCTCGCTCTCATCAAATTGACCCTCAAGCCTATCATCAGCTGCCGCTAGCAATCTGCCTTCTCTGTGTAAATTCCAAACCCATTCAACCAAATTCCCATTAAGCGTAACTTTCCCAACCCCACTGGTCTCTTTTTCGATGGGTCTTCTCCCACTAGCCACTTCAAGAACCACAGCTCCATAACTAAATACATCGGTTTTCTCCGTTGCTCTCCCTGTTAATAGATACTCGGGAGCTAAATACCCCATTGTACCAGCAGCTACTGTTGCATCTGGCGATTTATCATGCTCAATTTGCCTGGCCAATCCAAAATCTCCTAATCTTGCATTGAACCCCTCATCCAGCATAATATTGCTGGTCTTAATATCTCTATGAATCACCTGGTTTTCACATTCTTGATGCAAATAAGCTAGAGCAGAAGCAACACCAAGTAAGACTTTACGCCTATGTGGCCATGGCAAAGGCGTTCTTGCCTCGAACAAAGCTTTATCAAGACTCCCATTGGGCATCAAGTCATAAACAAGCAAAATTTCACCTTTTTCATGGCACCAACCTTGAAGCCGAACAAGATTTCGATGCCTTAGAGTCCCAATTATCGACAATTCAGATAAAAACTCATTCTTTCCTTGACTGTTATGACTACACCGCTTCACCGCCACAATGTCACCAGTCTCCGGCAATATACCCTTATAAACAATACCAAATGCTCCATGACCAATAATTCTATTCGCATTAAAGCATTTAGTAGCTGATTTAAGCTCTCTGTAGCTAAACTCCTTAGGCATTTTGATAACCTCTGATGCAAAAGACTCTGACTCTTTTACACGCTTGGACCTTTTAGAGAAAACCCAGATAAGAACACCGGcgaagataacaaaaaaagcaCTAGCAGTCACCACCCCTGCAACAGCCCCTGCACCCTGCTTGCAGAGCTGATTATGACACGAATCAGACTTAGCACTCTTACCACCAACTGACTCTAAACCACTAGGAGCCAAAGTTGGTGGCGGGGACTTAACAGAATTGGCCGTTGGATTCATCAAACTAGCCGTTGGAGGTGGAGGTACAGGAGAAGATGACTCAGAACCTGAACTTAACTGAAAAGATGAACTGAAACTCCACCACTCAATACTATGAACCTCTGTACTTCCTTGAGTAGACCCAGAAAACCCAACATACATAAAATCATTAACATACTGGTCCAAGTCAAGATTAAAAGACAAGATTGGTTCTTTGGGCTTAAGATTTGAATATGAAACAGAAATGTTAAAGCTTAGGTTTGTACCATCATAATCGATCCAAGCATTAACAAGATCACcactttttaaatcaatattaatagCTCCTAAATCACCAATTTGTGTAGAAACCATACTACTTAGATCCAAACCCACATGGTTCCCATTAATGTCTTTAAACTCCACGTCCATTAAAGTATCAAACTCGACCGCCACAAAACTGGAAGCAGCCTTTGGCATGTCGTTGGTGTTGAGGAGTCCAAGGAAGCCGCCGGCAGCACCGAGGGTATCGGAGTCAGGCGAGAGGACAAAAGCTAGGCCACCGCCGATGGAGGAAGGGTTCAGATTAGCaacagaaaaggagaagaaagtgGAGAAGCTGGTGATGGCGTGAGTGGAGGGCTGCCGGAATCTGATGGGTTTAGAGTAGAGAACTTTGCCGGCGCCAGAATTGGGGACGTCGAGGTCACGAGTGAGACGGACGTTGCCATTGTTTAAGTGAGCGTCGCCGAGGAGCTTAAGACTGCTAAGTGTTAAAGTACCGAAGTCAAAATCAGTCGATGTTGCTTTGGTTGTTAACAGTACTAAACAGAggaggagaaacagaggaagggGTAAAGTACCAATGTCCGAAGTTTTGCAAGAGAGAGACATCAAGACATTAGCATTATAGAATTGACTGTTTGAGGTTTATTGGAGAGGTGAAGAGAAGGAGATTGAGAACGCTTCACGGGTTTTGTCAGAGAGTGAGAAAAGAACTGGAAGCAGAACAAAAACGGAAGCAAGCAAGGAAACAAAGGAATGGTGTGCGAGTGAGGGAATCCGAAGAGAGGTGAAGAAGACAGGTGGAAGTGAGGGACTGACACGTGGCCATATGTAACGGTTATTTTTTCGGTGAAGAAGAAACGTTTTTTCCCCTCCTGTCCTTTTTGTTTGCTTCGCACGGTTACATGGTTGCACGTAGCGGTAAAAGTCATGAATGGCCGCCCTTTATGGAAATTGGAGTTGCTAATTAGGACCAAAGTAGGgtaaaaaagagagattcaTCCAAAGCATGCCTGGTTTGCATTATTGAtgcaagtaaaaaaagaagagaaagtacAGAAAACCTGAATTGTTTGGTattaaaagttaagaaatatatatatatatatatatataaaatatcttaaaaaacagTATAGATAAACTTGAGCTGCTGCTTAGCAGTCTAATCAA of Populus trichocarpa isolate Nisqually-1 chromosome 16, P.trichocarpa_v4.1, whole genome shotgun sequence contains these proteins:
- the LOC7465309 gene encoding L-type lectin-domain containing receptor kinase VIII.1; its protein translation is MSLSCKTSDIGTLPLPLFLLLCLVLLTTKATSTDFDFGTLTLSSLKLLGDAHLNNGNVRLTRDLDVPNSGAGKVLYSKPIRFRQPSTHAITSFSTFFSFSVANLNPSSIGGGLAFVLSPDSDTLGAAGGFLGLLNTNDMPKAASSFVAVEFDTLMDVEFKDINGNHVGLDLSSMVSTQIGDLGAINIDLKSGDLVNAWIDYDGTNLSFNISVSYSNLKPKEPILSFNLDLDQYVNDFMYVGFSGSTQGSTEVHSIEWWSFSSSFQLSSGSESSSPVPPPPTASLMNPTANSVKSPPPTLAPSGLESVGGKSAKSDSCHNQLCKQGAGAVAGVVTASAFFVIFAGVLIWVFSKRSKRVKESESFASEVIKMPKEFSYRELKSATKCFNANRIIGHGAFGIVYKGILPETGDIVAVKRCSHNSQGKNEFLSELSIIGTLRHRNLVRLQGWCHEKGEILLVYDLMPNGSLDKALFEARTPLPWPHRRKVLLGVASALAYLHQECENQVIHRDIKTSNIMLDEGFNARLGDFGLARQIEHDKSPDATVAAGTMGYLAPEYLLTGRATEKTDVFSYGAVVLEVASGRRPIEKETSGVGKVTLNGNLVEWVWNLHREGRLLAAADDRLEGQFDESEMRRVLLVGLACSHPDPMARPTMRGVVQMLVGEAEVPLVPRAKPTMSFSTSHLLLSLQDSVSDCNGMITICTSSSENSFIGGGHDLV